One region of Vitis vinifera cultivar Pinot Noir 40024 chromosome 1, ASM3070453v1 genomic DNA includes:
- the LOC100241694 gene encoding LEAF RUST 10 DISEASE-RESISTANCE LOCUS RECEPTOR-LIKE PROTEIN KINASE-like 1.5 produces the protein MTTVAAAPPCLHRIASAALFFSLLLLLSFAPALEACSSRPGTSGSSCPPFTSTPSFPFSSTPGCGHPSFQIRCSFPHSIISINNLSFALVQYQPNSSSLNLAPQPLIPATAHRNCSLPQLLSIPNRSINLSGSPFRVSDASCSRLSLLRPCPPPNLPNCSRCSWECRLIKNPLQLLHDCGSTHATLSEQGCQPDVLGFLDRFLKWGIQVDWDEDQDAYFTNCKECQAKNGVCGFNSSDPRQPFICFHLKNQISPPWIRQDSPNRIAILCSIFVLTCVFLAIAVATAILRSKKLNSAAEQDPTTLFLHRHRSASLLPPVFTYEELDTSTNRFDSKRKIGDGGFGSVYLGQLYDGRIVAVKHLHQHHPAAAAGRAFSTKSFCNEILILSSIDHPNLVKLHGYCSDPRGLLLVYDYVPNGTLADHLHGPKSLYRKASLTWQVRIDIALQTAMAIEYLHFSVEPAIVHRDITSSNIFVERDMRIKVGDFGLSRLLVFPEATSSSSSGYVWTGPQGTPGYLDPDYHRSFRLTEKSDVYSLGVVLLELISGMKAVDHTRDKRDMTLADLMVSKIQMGLLHQVVDPILLLDADAMNGVDAVAELAFRCVQTEKDDRPDSKEVVAELKRIRNRTRIQRGSTQDADENV, from the coding sequence ATGACTACTGTAGCTGCCGCTCCTCCGTGCCTCCATCGCATTGCTTCCGCCGCTCTCTTCTTCTCGCTTCTCCTGCTCCTCTCCTTTGCTCCTGCACTTGAGGCATGTTCTTCACGCCCGGGGACTTCCGGATCTTCCTGTCCACCCTTCACTTCTACTCcttctttcccattttcttcAACCCCAGGTTGTGGTCATCCCTCTTTCCAGATTAGGTGCTCTTTTCCCCACTCTATCATCTCCATTAACAATCTCTCATTTGCTCTCGTTCAGTACCAACCCAACTCATCCTCTCTCAATCTCGCTCCTCAACCCCTCATTCCAGCCACCGCTCATCGGAATTGCTCCTTGCCTCAGCTGCTCTCTATTCCCAATCGCTCCATCAACCTCTCCGGCTCCCCATTTCGAGTCTCCGACGCCTCCTGTTCTCGCCTCTCCCTTCTCCGTCCTTGCCCCCCTCCAAATCTGCCCAACTGCAGCCGTTGTTCTTGGGAATGTCGGCTCATCAAGAACCCACTTCAACTGCTACATGACTGTGGATCTACCCATGCTACGCTTTCAGAACAGGGTTGCCAACCAGACGTTTTGGGGTTTCTTGACAGGTTCCTGAAATGGGGGATCCAGGTCGACTGGGATGAAGATCAAGATGCCTACTTCACCAACTGCAAGGAATGCCAAGCCAAGAATGGAGTTTGTGGCTTCAATTCATCCGACCCCAGACAGCCCTTCATATGCTTTCacttgaaaaatcaaatttcgCCACCATGGATTCGTCAGGATAGCCCTAATCGAATCGCTATCTTGTGCTCTATCTTCGTGTTGACTTGTGTGTTTCTTGCCATTGCGGTAGCTACCGCTATCTTGCGTTCAAAAAAACTAAACTCAGCCGCGGAACAAGATCCAACCACTCTCTTCCTCCACCGCCACCGCTCCGCCAGTCTCCTTCCACCCGTATTCACGTACGAAGAGCTAGATACTTCAACCAACCGCTTCGACTCCAAGCGCAAAATCGGCGATGGTGGGTTCGGTTCTGTCTACTTGGGTCAGCTCTATGATGGCCGTATCGTCGCCGTTAAACACCTCCACCAACACCACCCAGCGGCCGCCGCTGGGCGAGCCTTCTCCACGAAATCCTTCTGCAACGAGATCTTGATACTGTCGTCAATTGATCACCCCAACCTAGTGAAGCTCCACGGCTACTGCAGCGACCCAAGAGGGCTTCTTCTCGTCTACGATTACGTCCCAAACGGGACACTCGCCGACCACCTCCATGGCCCAAAGAGCTTATACCGCAAAGCCTCGTTAACATGGCAAGTCAGAATTGATATAGCGTTACAAACAGCCATGGCCATCGAGTACCTCCATTTCTCGGTCGAACCAGCCATTGTTCACAGAGACATTACCTCATCAAACATCTTTGTAGAAAGAGACATGAGAATCAAAGTAGGAGATTTCGGACTGTCTAGGCTTCTGGTATTCCCAGAAGCGACGTCATCCTCTTCATCTGGGTACGTCTGGACTGGTCCTCAAGGCACTCCGGGCTACTTGGACCCAGACTACCACCGGTCCTTCCGCTTGACGGAGAAGAGCGATGTGTACAGCTTAGGAGTGGTGTTGCTGGAGCTGATATCTGGAATGAAGGCAGTGGACCACACCAGAGACAAGAGAGACATGACGTTGGCTGATCTGATGGTGTCCAAGATCCAGATGGGTCTGCTCCACCAGGTGGTGGACCCAATTCTATTGCTCGACGCAGACGCCATGAACGGTGTCGATGCAGTGGCGGAGCTTGCGTTCCGGTGCGTGCAGACGGAAAAGGACGACCGGCCGGATTCCAAGGAGGTGGTGGCAGAGCTGAAACGGATCAGGAATCGTACACGTATCCAACGTGGGTCCACTCAGGATGCAGATGAGAATGTTTAA